One Paraburkholderia kururiensis DNA window includes the following coding sequences:
- a CDS encoding CBS domain-containing protein yields the protein MTTASQCMTRDAITVGASDTIRQAAMMMADLKVGSLPVCDGQKLIGTVTDRDIAVRAVAEGIEPTAPVREIASQPLQWCYEDDDIEDVKHKMADAQIRRVPVLDREKRLVGIVALGDVASGDGANAGATLKAVSQPARPDR from the coding sequence ATGACTACCGCATCGCAATGCATGACGCGCGACGCCATTACCGTGGGCGCGTCGGACACCATCCGCCAGGCCGCGATGATGATGGCCGACCTCAAGGTGGGCTCGCTGCCCGTATGCGACGGACAGAAACTGATCGGCACCGTGACGGACCGCGATATCGCCGTGCGGGCCGTGGCCGAGGGCATCGAGCCCACCGCGCCCGTGCGCGAGATCGCGAGCCAACCGCTGCAATGGTGCTATGAAGACGACGACATCGAAGACGTGAAGCACAAGATGGCCGATGCGCAAATTCGCCGCGTTCCCGTGCTCGATCGGGAAAAACGGCTCGTAGGCATCGTGGCGCTCGGCGACGTGGCGAGCGGCGATGGCGCAAACGCAGGCGCCACGCTGAAGGCGGTTTCGCAGCCCGCCCGGCCGGATCGCTGA
- a CDS encoding phosphatidylserine decarboxylase family protein — translation MSEQKQTPVKARRRLGGWMPSSEDAAKTFRLDLARKAQQRANRLQGAPRASVVKDLSDLLLGDAVLRMNLTRAIGEAREAGYELGYTSIEELMAIVDYLMTYAPPFDPSAPVATPLNAVLEWPMCMPSGYAVFRDPAFNEQMRRVLDYWCGFLSGPHSRTHLNTHAPHGWFCEAARRKIGMDQFVCDPARPYWGFASWNGFFTREFREGVRPVAGYGDHRIIVSACEASPFDVRENVQLHDCFWLKNQPYSLREILTESQQDLAHRFVGGSVYQGYLSAFNYHRWHAPVAGRIVAAYNVDGTYYSNLEAEGVDPGGLNHSQGYTTAVAARAVIVIDCDEPAIGEVACVFVGMAEVSSCRIVALPGQHMEKGEQIGYFQYGGSTYCLIFRPGVIEQFEPKPPYHDEAPPIKVNAHLATARR, via the coding sequence ATGAGCGAGCAGAAGCAGACACCCGTCAAGGCGCGCCGCCGTCTGGGCGGCTGGATGCCCTCCAGCGAAGACGCGGCGAAGACCTTCAGGCTGGACCTTGCCAGAAAGGCGCAGCAACGCGCCAACCGCCTGCAGGGCGCACCGCGCGCGAGCGTGGTGAAAGACCTCTCCGATCTCCTGCTGGGCGACGCCGTGCTGCGCATGAACCTCACGCGCGCCATCGGCGAGGCGCGCGAGGCGGGCTACGAGCTGGGCTATACGTCGATCGAGGAACTGATGGCGATCGTCGATTACCTCATGACGTACGCGCCGCCGTTCGATCCCTCGGCGCCGGTGGCCACGCCGCTCAACGCGGTGCTGGAATGGCCGATGTGCATGCCGTCGGGCTACGCGGTGTTTCGCGACCCCGCGTTCAACGAGCAGATGCGCCGCGTGCTCGATTACTGGTGCGGCTTTCTGAGCGGCCCGCATTCGCGCACGCATCTGAACACGCATGCACCGCACGGATGGTTCTGCGAAGCGGCGCGGCGCAAGATCGGCATGGACCAGTTCGTCTGCGACCCGGCGCGTCCGTATTGGGGCTTCGCTTCCTGGAACGGATTCTTCACGCGGGAGTTTCGCGAAGGCGTGCGGCCCGTGGCGGGATACGGCGACCATCGCATCATCGTGAGCGCGTGCGAGGCGTCGCCCTTCGACGTGCGTGAAAACGTGCAGCTGCACGACTGCTTCTGGCTCAAGAACCAGCCGTATTCGCTGCGCGAGATTCTGACCGAAAGCCAGCAGGATCTGGCGCACCGGTTCGTGGGCGGGTCGGTGTACCAGGGATACCTAAGCGCTTTCAACTATCACCGCTGGCATGCGCCTGTGGCGGGTCGCATCGTGGCCGCCTACAACGTGGACGGCACCTACTACTCAAATCTGGAAGCCGAAGGCGTGGACCCCGGCGGGCTCAACCACTCGCAGGGCTACACCACGGCCGTCGCGGCGCGCGCGGTGATCGTGATCGACTGCGACGAGCCGGCTATCGGCGAAGTGGCGTGCGTGTTCGTGGGGATGGCCGAAGTGTCGTCATGCCGGATCGTGGCGCTGCCGGGCCAGCACATGGAGAAGGGCGAGCAGATCGGCTACTTCCAGTACGGCGGCAGCACCTACTGCCTGATCTTCCGGCCCGGCGTGATCGAACAGTTCGAGCCGAAGCCGCCGTATCACGACGAAGCGCCGCCCATCAAGGTCAACGCGCATCTGGCTACGGCGCGGCGTTGA
- a CDS encoding YadA-like family protein, translated as MNRTYRTVWNAALGAFVAASELDRAHGKGKSGGTVNVCNEGAHGSADAARHHGRAVPPLAAAALVLLGSGLAAPSAHAQFALDGGTASGSTSAIAIGVGSTASQQNATALGNLAVATGISASALGPGALASGNNATAVGINSTASTTGTVAVGLSAVASQASAVAIGSNSVASGPNSAALGYLASATAQGAAAYGTSAAATGLNSAALGPGAKASNTSSSALGAFANASGSAAVAAGAANASGDSSFAGGAGSTASGDHAVALGPSSTAAGGTSVAIGNQSITTAAGAAGVAVGSGTMVSGASGVAIGVNSGASGTGAIAIGVGGTAGVPGSGTQATGNFAISMGHNTIAGGASAQAYGDGATASGDSSVAVGVGAVTSGLSSSAFGNLAKATGTSAVALGAGANATVDNTSALGLNASATATSATALGAGSHATALNATGLGINALATATQATALGGSTTASAGNATAVGYTAVASAAGATAMGIGSQALATMTVAFGANNIVAAAAGTGAIAGGHNSQVTSGTGAVALGEGQTASGNGAVAIGDPNSAIGNGALAMGANNTANGQGAIALGNSNVATGQGSVALGNASQANSAGSVALGDTAVVQAAASRGLALGSGATTSVANSVALGASSTTTTATPTSGTTIGGVSYSFAGASPAGVVSVGAPGAERQIQNVAAGQLSQASTDAVNGSQLYATNQQVTANTTAIDNINNGGGIKYFHANSTLADSSATGTDSIAVGGNTQSTAANAVAVGSNAIASVANSVALGAGSTTTAATPTPNTTIGGVSYSFAGGAPAGVVSVGTAGSTRQIQNVAAGQLTQTSTDAVNGSQLYATNQQVTANTTAIDNINNGAGIKYFHATSTLADSQATGTDSVAIGPAAVSAGTSSLAAGNGASAQSANSLALGTQSSVSVADGVAIGSGSISDRAVVSGIGSIANGTHSIPYNTSDRTLLGAVSFGNASTNTYRQLTNVADGTQSQDAVTVRQLAGALSSFAVTGQMYFHANSTAADSLAVGAESIAVGPTTVVNGDNGVGMGNGAIVDATAPGGVAIGQASSAAQADAIALGSGSLAGGAQSIAQGANSSAANAGSIAIGSGARSSAVDAIAFGSGASATMASSIALGAGSLTTVGALSNYVAYGLSSPQSSAGEINVGNRQITGLAPGRLGTDAVNVSQLDAVASQLTTLINQSTSNSGGSYTSTPGTGSTTGPSSTGSNSSAGGSGAVASGSNSTAVGNGSQATGSGSTVVGTGATSSGSGSAAIGAGSDDGGRSNVVAVGSTNSTRQVINVAAGTASTDAVNVGQLNASVSNALSQANSYTDSQVAGLRNSLDSYRRDADGGTATAMAVAGLPQPSGPGKSMVSIAGSVYRGQSGQALGISTISENNHWIYKAAVSTNTRGTYGAVVSAGYQW; from the coding sequence ATGAATCGAACTTACCGCACTGTGTGGAACGCGGCGCTCGGCGCCTTCGTGGCCGCGTCCGAACTCGATCGAGCCCATGGCAAGGGCAAGTCGGGCGGCACCGTTAACGTCTGCAACGAGGGTGCGCACGGCAGTGCCGACGCGGCGCGCCACCACGGGCGAGCCGTGCCGCCGCTTGCCGCGGCGGCATTGGTGCTGCTGGGTAGCGGCCTCGCTGCTCCGAGCGCGCACGCGCAATTCGCGCTCGACGGCGGCACCGCGAGCGGGTCCACCAGTGCCATCGCTATCGGTGTGGGGTCCACGGCTTCGCAGCAGAACGCGACGGCGTTGGGCAACCTGGCGGTGGCGACGGGCATTTCGGCAAGCGCGCTGGGACCGGGCGCACTGGCTTCCGGAAACAATGCGACGGCCGTCGGCATCAACTCGACGGCGAGCACCACGGGTACGGTCGCGGTAGGGTTAAGCGCCGTCGCATCGCAGGCCAGCGCGGTAGCGATCGGCAGCAACAGCGTTGCCAGCGGACCCAACAGCGCCGCGCTGGGTTACCTGGCCAGCGCGACGGCTCAAGGGGCCGCGGCTTACGGTACGTCCGCTGCCGCAACGGGCCTCAATTCCGCGGCGTTGGGGCCGGGTGCGAAGGCGTCGAATACCAGCAGTTCCGCGCTGGGCGCTTTTGCCAACGCTTCCGGCTCGGCTGCGGTCGCGGCAGGTGCGGCTAACGCTTCGGGCGACTCTTCCTTTGCGGGCGGCGCCGGGTCAACGGCATCGGGCGATCACGCTGTGGCGCTCGGCCCCTCGTCGACCGCCGCCGGCGGTACGTCGGTCGCCATCGGCAATCAATCGATTACCACGGCCGCAGGCGCGGCGGGCGTCGCCGTGGGCTCGGGCACGATGGTGAGCGGCGCGTCGGGCGTCGCGATCGGCGTGAACAGCGGCGCCTCGGGCACGGGCGCCATTGCGATCGGCGTGGGCGGTACGGCGGGCGTGCCCGGTTCGGGCACGCAGGCCACCGGCAATTTCGCGATCTCGATGGGCCACAACACGATTGCGGGCGGCGCTTCCGCGCAGGCCTACGGCGACGGCGCGACGGCAAGCGGCGACAGTTCCGTGGCCGTGGGCGTGGGCGCGGTGACGTCCGGACTCTCGAGCAGCGCTTTCGGCAATCTCGCCAAGGCGACCGGCACCTCGGCCGTCGCGCTGGGCGCGGGCGCCAATGCGACCGTGGACAACACCTCGGCCCTCGGTCTCAATGCCAGCGCCACGGCCACGTCCGCGACGGCGCTGGGTGCGGGCTCGCACGCCACGGCATTGAACGCGACGGGCCTCGGCATCAACGCGCTCGCCACGGCCACGCAGGCCACGGCGCTGGGCGGTTCCACCACGGCCAGCGCCGGCAATGCCACCGCCGTGGGCTATACCGCGGTCGCCTCCGCGGCCGGCGCAACGGCCATGGGCATCGGCTCGCAAGCGCTCGCCACGATGACGGTCGCGTTCGGCGCCAACAACATCGTCGCGGCGGCGGCCGGTACCGGCGCGATTGCGGGCGGCCACAACTCGCAGGTGACGAGCGGCACGGGCGCCGTGGCACTCGGCGAAGGGCAGACCGCAAGCGGCAACGGCGCGGTGGCGATCGGCGATCCGAATTCGGCCATCGGCAACGGCGCCCTCGCCATGGGCGCGAACAACACCGCCAACGGCCAGGGCGCCATTGCGCTCGGCAACAGCAACGTGGCGACGGGGCAAGGTTCGGTCGCGCTCGGCAACGCATCGCAGGCCAATAGCGCGGGGTCGGTCGCACTCGGCGATACGGCCGTGGTGCAGGCCGCCGCGTCGCGCGGACTCGCGCTCGGTTCGGGCGCCACGACGAGCGTCGCGAACAGCGTCGCGCTGGGCGCCAGTTCCACGACCACCACGGCCACGCCCACCTCGGGCACGACCATCGGCGGCGTGAGCTACTCGTTCGCCGGCGCATCGCCTGCGGGCGTGGTGAGCGTGGGCGCACCGGGCGCCGAGCGGCAGATCCAGAACGTCGCCGCAGGCCAGCTGAGCCAGGCGAGCACCGACGCCGTGAACGGCTCGCAGCTCTACGCCACGAACCAGCAGGTTACGGCCAACACCACCGCCATCGACAACATCAACAACGGCGGCGGCATCAAGTACTTCCACGCCAATTCGACGCTGGCCGATTCCTCGGCCACGGGCACGGATTCGATCGCCGTGGGCGGCAACACGCAATCCACAGCGGCGAATGCCGTGGCCGTCGGCTCGAACGCGATTGCCAGCGTGGCGAACAGCGTGGCGCTGGGGGCGGGCTCCACCACCACGGCGGCCACGCCCACGCCCAACACGACCATCGGCGGCGTGAGCTACTCGTTCGCCGGCGGGGCGCCCGCCGGCGTGGTGAGCGTGGGCACGGCAGGCTCCACGCGGCAGATCCAGAACGTCGCCGCCGGCCAGCTGACGCAGACCAGCACCGACGCCGTGAACGGCTCGCAGCTGTACGCCACGAACCAGCAGGTCACGGCCAACACCACCGCCATCGACAACATCAACAACGGCGCCGGCATCAAGTACTTCCACGCGACCTCGACGCTCGCGGACAGCCAGGCCACCGGCACCGACAGCGTCGCTATCGGTCCGGCCGCGGTCTCGGCCGGCACGTCGAGCCTCGCCGCGGGCAACGGGGCGTCGGCGCAGAGCGCGAACTCGCTGGCGCTCGGCACGCAGTCGAGCGTCTCGGTCGCCGATGGTGTGGCGATTGGTTCGGGGTCCATATCAGATCGCGCGGTGGTCTCCGGCATCGGCTCCATTGCCAACGGCACGCATTCGATTCCCTACAACACCTCGGACCGCACGCTGCTCGGCGCCGTGTCGTTCGGCAATGCGTCGACGAACACGTATCGCCAGCTCACCAACGTCGCGGACGGCACGCAGTCGCAAGACGCCGTCACGGTGCGGCAGCTCGCGGGCGCGCTCTCGTCGTTCGCGGTGACGGGGCAGATGTACTTCCACGCGAATTCGACGGCTGCGGACTCGCTCGCCGTGGGCGCGGAATCCATCGCCGTGGGCCCGACCACGGTGGTGAACGGCGACAACGGCGTGGGCATGGGCAACGGCGCCATCGTGGATGCGACGGCGCCCGGCGGCGTGGCGATCGGCCAGGCATCGAGCGCGGCGCAGGCCGATGCCATCGCGCTCGGCAGCGGCAGCCTCGCGGGCGGCGCGCAGTCCATCGCGCAGGGCGCCAATTCGAGCGCGGCGAACGCGGGCAGCATCGCGATCGGCTCGGGTGCACGCAGCAGCGCCGTCGATGCCATCGCGTTCGGCTCCGGCGCGAGCGCCACCATGGCGAGCAGCATCGCGCTGGGCGCGGGTTCGCTCACGACCGTTGGCGCGCTCAGCAACTACGTGGCGTATGGGCTGAGCAGCCCGCAGTCGTCGGCCGGTGAAATCAACGTGGGCAACCGGCAGATCACGGGGCTCGCGCCCGGGCGTCTGGGCACGGATGCCGTCAACGTCTCGCAGCTCGATGCCGTGGCCTCGCAGCTCACCACGCTCATCAACCAGAGCACCTCGAACAGCGGCGGCAGCTACACGTCCACGCCGGGCACGGGTAGCACCACGGGGCCGTCGTCGACGGGCTCGAACTCGTCCGCAGGCGGGTCCGGCGCGGTGGCATCGGGCTCGAACAGCACGGCGGTGGGCAACGGCTCGCAGGCCACCGGCAGTGGTTCGACGGTGGTGGGCACGGGCGCGACGTCGTCGGGCAGCGGGTCTGCGGCCATCGGCGCGGGCAGCGACGACGGCGGCCGTTCGAACGTGGTGGCCGTGGGCTCCACGAACTCCACGCGCCAGGTCATCAACGTGGCGGCGGGCACGGCATCGACGGACGCCGTGAACGTGGGCCAGTTGAACGCGAGCGTGAGCAATGCGCTCTCCCAGGCGAACAGCTACACGGACAGCCAGGTGGCCGGCCTGCGCAACAGCCTCGACTCGTACCGCCGCGACGCCGACGGCGGCACCGCTACCGCGATGGCCGTAGCCGGCCTGCCGCAGCCGTCCGGTCCCGGCAAGAGCATGGTCTCGATTGCGGGCAGCGTGTATCGCGGCCAGTCGGGCCAGGCGCTCGGCATCTCGACCATTTCCGAGAACAACCACTGGATCTACAAGGCGGCCGTCTCCACCAATACGCGCGGCACCTATGGCGCTGTGGTGAGCGCGGGCTACCAGTGGTAA
- a CDS encoding CheR family methyltransferase, translating into MTSTSDFPVAGVGASAGGVEALEGFFRGVPDAPGLAFVVVTHLPRGRESMLHDIVRRYTSLPVHVVENGMPVEVDHVYVLGTDALLSLEDGCLRLVPQELAHRERRPIDRFFSSLAIDRNELAAGVVLSGGDHDGTLGIKAIKERGGLTLAQAPNGFGPGHPDMPESAISSGLVDFAIPAGQMGGKLAEFARGLSFLDDVILNPERETERQQLDDTRREIYAVLRNQVGHDFSGYKVKTFVRRVQRRMQVLQIETPQAYLERLREDPQEVSALFRDLLINVTSFFRDAEAFDGLATQVVPKLFEQRGPDEPVRVWVPGCATGEEVYSIAMLLREYMERTGTTRRAQIFATDIDERALMVARAARYPETLLEGVSPERRNRFFVPDGGSYMVAKQIRDMCIFSPHSVIRDPPFSRIDLVSCRNLLIYFGTEVQNQVIPTFYYALRPDGFLFLGTSENVTQFEEMFAPVDKKCRIFRRKTDIAPQVRLPVMVSAMRAGNLSDFTPTRSPVGGVALRQLVDNQMLERFTPPHVLVSSSGDVLYFSGRTGKYLEAAPGVPTRQLISMARKGLGLDLRTTFREAVESGRTVTRDGVTVEADDGRVQLISLTVEPLVEHTVGEPMYLVVFADQGPILSRDEALARAHAAHSGNAQQTEQELRDTRERLQSMIEEYETALEELKSSNEELVSVNEELQSSNEELEASKEELVSVNEELHTVNAELSGKIEALDRANSDLQNLFESTSVATVFLDSRLVIRSFTPAMARIYSIRASDCGRPITELATRFKLDAFADDIHKVLESQIVMERRISSVDNTQHYLVRLAPYRNGNRQTDGVVVSFVDVTGMVHAEERQTMLIGELQHRTRNLLSVIQSIAQQTFDAGAARDTFLDRLAALGRLQGMLGEAHGEMIDLTDIVRLEFKTLGVSDGGPLSVAGPPVPLGFSGVQTVALVLHELATNAVKYGALKDPGAKLEIRWALEERDARGTCLVIDWKESGVGVAPDSSKQGFGRKLIEKALTFTLRAQTDLVFNRDGIACHIEIPLASLSARGDEDSEATSHEGAA; encoded by the coding sequence GTGACTTCTACTTCCGACTTTCCTGTCGCCGGTGTGGGCGCTTCGGCCGGCGGCGTCGAAGCGCTGGAGGGCTTCTTTCGCGGCGTGCCTGACGCACCGGGCCTCGCCTTCGTCGTCGTCACGCATCTGCCGCGCGGCCGCGAAAGCATGCTGCACGACATCGTGCGCCGCTATACCTCGCTGCCCGTGCATGTCGTGGAGAACGGCATGCCCGTCGAGGTCGATCACGTCTACGTGCTGGGCACCGACGCCTTGCTCTCGCTCGAAGACGGTTGCCTGCGGCTCGTACCGCAGGAACTCGCGCACCGCGAGCGCAGGCCTATCGACCGGTTCTTCAGCTCGCTCGCCATCGACCGGAACGAACTGGCCGCAGGCGTCGTGCTTTCCGGCGGCGACCACGACGGCACACTCGGCATCAAGGCGATCAAGGAGCGCGGCGGCCTCACGCTCGCGCAGGCGCCCAACGGTTTCGGGCCCGGGCATCCGGACATGCCCGAGAGCGCCATCTCGTCGGGGCTCGTGGACTTCGCGATACCCGCCGGTCAGATGGGCGGCAAGCTCGCGGAGTTCGCGCGCGGACTCTCCTTCCTCGACGACGTCATCCTCAACCCCGAACGCGAGACCGAACGGCAACAACTGGACGACACGCGCCGCGAGATCTACGCCGTGTTGCGCAACCAGGTGGGTCACGATTTCAGCGGCTACAAGGTGAAGACCTTCGTTCGCCGCGTGCAGCGGCGCATGCAGGTGTTGCAGATCGAAACACCGCAAGCCTATCTCGAGCGTCTGCGCGAAGACCCGCAGGAAGTGAGCGCGCTTTTTCGCGACCTGCTCATCAACGTGACGAGCTTCTTTCGCGACGCCGAAGCGTTCGATGGGCTCGCGACCCAGGTGGTGCCGAAGCTCTTCGAGCAGCGCGGCCCCGACGAACCGGTACGCGTGTGGGTGCCGGGCTGCGCCACGGGCGAAGAGGTCTATTCGATCGCGATGCTGCTGCGCGAGTACATGGAGCGCACCGGCACGACGCGCCGCGCGCAGATCTTCGCGACCGACATCGACGAACGCGCGCTCATGGTGGCGCGTGCCGCCCGCTATCCCGAAACCCTGCTCGAAGGCGTGAGCCCCGAGCGTCGCAATCGCTTCTTTGTGCCTGACGGCGGCAGCTACATGGTCGCGAAGCAAATTCGCGACATGTGCATCTTCTCGCCGCACAGCGTGATTCGCGACCCGCCTTTCTCGCGCATCGACCTTGTCTCGTGCCGCAACCTGCTGATCTACTTCGGCACGGAAGTGCAGAACCAGGTCATTCCGACCTTCTACTACGCGCTGCGGCCCGACGGCTTCCTCTTTCTCGGCACTTCGGAAAACGTCACGCAGTTCGAAGAGATGTTCGCGCCCGTCGACAAGAAGTGCCGCATTTTCCGGCGCAAAACCGACATCGCGCCGCAGGTGCGCCTGCCCGTGATGGTCTCGGCCATGCGCGCGGGCAACCTCTCCGACTTCACGCCCACGCGCTCGCCTGTGGGCGGCGTTGCGCTGCGCCAGCTCGTGGACAACCAGATGCTGGAGCGCTTCACGCCGCCGCACGTGCTCGTGAGCAGCAGCGGCGACGTGCTCTATTTCTCGGGCCGCACCGGCAAATATCTGGAGGCCGCGCCTGGCGTGCCCACGCGTCAGCTGATCTCGATGGCCCGCAAGGGCCTTGGGCTCGATCTGCGCACGACGTTTCGCGAAGCGGTGGAGTCGGGCCGCACGGTGACGCGCGACGGCGTGACGGTAGAAGCCGACGACGGCCGCGTGCAGTTGATCAGCCTGACCGTGGAGCCGCTCGTCGAGCACACGGTGGGCGAGCCGATGTACCTCGTGGTCTTCGCGGACCAGGGGCCCATTCTGAGCCGCGACGAGGCGCTCGCGCGCGCCCACGCGGCGCACAGCGGCAACGCGCAGCAGACCGAGCAGGAGCTGCGCGATACGCGCGAACGTCTGCAATCGATGATCGAGGAGTACGAGACCGCGCTCGAAGAACTCAAGTCGTCGAACGAGGAACTCGTTTCGGTCAACGAAGAATTGCAGTCGTCGAACGAGGAACTGGAGGCGTCGAAGGAGGAACTGGTCTCGGTCAACGAGGAGCTGCACACCGTCAACGCGGAACTCAGCGGCAAGATCGAGGCGCTCGACCGCGCGAACAGCGATTTGCAGAACCTGTTCGAGAGCACGTCGGTGGCTACGGTGTTTCTCGATAGCCGTCTCGTGATTCGCAGCTTCACGCCCGCGATGGCCCGCATCTACAGCATTCGCGCGAGCGATTGCGGGCGGCCCATTACAGAGCTGGCCACACGCTTCAAGCTCGACGCGTTCGCAGACGACATCCACAAGGTGCTCGAATCGCAGATCGTGATGGAGCGGCGCATCAGCAGCGTCGACAACACCCAGCACTATCTCGTGCGGCTCGCGCCGTACCGCAACGGAAACCGGCAGACGGACGGCGTGGTGGTCTCGTTCGTCGACGTGACCGGCATGGTGCACGCGGAAGAGCGCCAGACCATGCTGATCGGCGAGTTGCAGCATCGCACGCGCAATCTGCTTTCGGTCATCCAGTCCATCGCGCAGCAGACCTTCGACGCGGGCGCCGCGCGCGATACGTTCCTCGACCGTCTCGCCGCGCTGGGGCGCCTGCAAGGCATGCTGGGCGAAGCACACGGCGAGATGATCGACCTCACCGACATCGTGCGGCTGGAGTTCAAAACGCTGGGCGTGAGCGACGGCGGGCCGTTGAGCGTGGCGGGGCCGCCCGTGCCGCTCGGCTTCAGCGGCGTGCAGACGGTGGCGCTGGTGCTGCACGAACTCGCGACGAACGCGGTGAAGTACGGCGCGCTCAAAGACCCCGGCGCAAAACTCGAGATTCGCTGGGCGCTCGAAGAGCGCGACGCGCGCGGCACGTGTCTCGTGATCGACTGGAAGGAGTCGGGCGTGGGTGTTGCGCCTGATTCGAGCAAGCAGGGCTTTGGCCGCAAGCTGATCGAGAAGGCGCTCACGTTCACGCTGCGCGCGCAGACCGATCTCGTGTTCAACCGGGACGGCATCGCCTGCCACATCGAAATTCCGCTCGCGAGCCTGAGCGCGCGCGGCGACGAGGACTCGGAGGCAACCAGCCATGAAGGAGCAGCTTGA
- a CDS encoding phasin family protein: MNTPQQEYAADLPQPAQSVLASLTDVADKAFSGVERFAQLNLQTLRTSLAEQQALAQSMLDTQSPEIVFVWQSAQAQASFAKSFSYWRHVNRIHVETLADTASAGLQTLAACTQRLESAWGALARAAIGQKESAGVPAVLPSTALIDPASPSEAGPSGAGRRKVQIVDGEGKVVSSVSTEKTNGTHTEES; this comes from the coding sequence ATGAATACGCCCCAGCAGGAATACGCGGCCGACTTGCCTCAGCCGGCGCAGTCCGTCCTTGCTTCGTTGACCGATGTCGCCGATAAGGCTTTTTCCGGCGTCGAGCGGTTCGCGCAACTCAATCTCCAGACCCTCAGAACGAGCCTGGCCGAACAGCAGGCGCTCGCGCAGTCGATGCTCGACACGCAGTCGCCCGAAATCGTCTTCGTCTGGCAATCCGCGCAGGCACAGGCCTCATTCGCGAAGAGCTTCTCGTATTGGCGCCATGTGAACCGCATTCATGTCGAGACGCTCGCCGATACGGCCTCCGCAGGGCTGCAAACGCTCGCGGCCTGCACGCAACGCCTCGAATCCGCGTGGGGCGCGCTGGCGCGTGCGGCCATCGGGCAGAAAGAGTCAGCGGGCGTCCCCGCGGTACTGCCATCCACGGCGCTGATCGATCCCGCGAGCCCTTCCGAAGCCGGCCCCAGCGGCGCGGGCCGGCGCAAGGTGCAGATCGTGGACGGCGAAGGCAAGGTGGTGTCGTCGGTCTCGACGGAAAAAACGAACGGCACGCACACGGAAGAATCGTGA
- a CDS encoding OmpA family protein — MKSQQAVLLSVCLVAAVAIEGCAVPHTPPQFPDAASASPAGGTFVNVANLRNVSTGLNKDQLYDLIGPPQFHEWFVGNHVWNYLFNFRRGDQVMSCQYQVQFDKDMRVSGTYWRDPQCADFVRETAAPAAPAADAAKPAPLDEFTIQGEALFPFGKSSLDSMLPGGRADLDAAIAKIRTEDGVTRIDVVGHTDRIGSEERNRVLSQARAETVKRYFVAHGLDAQRVRAEGVGSSQPVSHCPPGQSAAVIACLQADRRVTITVYGQR, encoded by the coding sequence ATGAAATCTCAACAGGCTGTACTGCTTTCGGTGTGCCTTGTGGCTGCCGTCGCCATCGAAGGGTGCGCGGTGCCTCACACGCCGCCGCAGTTTCCGGACGCCGCGTCCGCGTCGCCGGCGGGCGGCACGTTCGTGAACGTGGCGAACCTGCGCAACGTGAGCACGGGGCTCAACAAGGACCAGCTCTACGATCTGATCGGGCCGCCGCAGTTTCACGAGTGGTTCGTGGGCAACCACGTGTGGAACTACCTGTTCAACTTCCGTCGCGGCGATCAGGTGATGTCGTGCCAGTACCAGGTGCAGTTCGACAAGGACATGCGCGTGAGCGGCACGTACTGGCGCGACCCGCAGTGCGCCGACTTCGTGCGCGAGACCGCTGCGCCGGCCGCGCCCGCCGCCGACGCGGCGAAGCCCGCGCCGCTCGACGAGTTCACGATTCAGGGCGAGGCGCTGTTTCCGTTCGGCAAGTCGAGCCTCGATTCGATGCTGCCGGGCGGCCGCGCCGACCTGGACGCGGCCATCGCGAAGATTCGCACCGAGGACGGCGTGACGCGCATCGACGTGGTGGGCCACACCGACCGCATCGGTTCGGAAGAGCGCAACCGCGTGCTTTCGCAGGCGAGAGCCGAAACCGTGAAGCGCTATTTCGTGGCGCACGGGCTCGACGCGCAACGCGTTCGCGCCGAAGGCGTGGGCTCGTCGCAGCCGGTCTCGCATTGCCCGCCGGGGCAATCGGCTGCCGTGATTGCCTGTCTGCAGGCGGACCGGCGCGTGACGATCACGGTGTACGGGCAGCGCTAG
- a CDS encoding response regulator — MKEQLDQPLKGRRVLVVEDEYLVAEALSAVLEQAGASVLGPIGWAEEALSFVQSDGDSIDSAVVDVNLHGETSYQTVDALATRNVPFVLVTGYEHDAIADGYRGYPRCQKPFNVNALLKALAKGAGREH, encoded by the coding sequence ATGAAGGAGCAGCTTGATCAACCGCTCAAAGGGCGGCGCGTACTGGTGGTGGAAGACGAATACCTCGTCGCCGAGGCGCTTTCGGCGGTGCTCGAACAGGCCGGCGCAAGCGTGCTCGGCCCTATCGGCTGGGCCGAGGAAGCGCTCTCGTTCGTGCAGAGCGACGGCGACTCCATCGACAGCGCCGTGGTGGACGTCAACCTGCACGGCGAGACGTCGTACCAGACCGTGGACGCGCTCGCCACGCGCAACGTCCCGTTCGTGCTCGTGACGGGCTACGAGCACGACGCCATCGCGGACGGCTATCGCGGCTATCCGCGCTGCCAGAAGCCGTTCAACGTGAACGCGCTGCTCAAGGCGCTCGCGAAGGGCGCCGGGCGCGAGCATTAG